TCCACTGGCCCTGACCTTTTCGTCGAAATATAACGTGACAGCCTCCAGGGCACGGTATTGACACCACCCGGGAATACGGGATTCCCGGCAGTGTTGCAATTGGGGTTGTCTTGGTCAAGACTTGCAACAATTTTTAATTGGTACGGTGCCGGGGCCGGAGCCCCTCTGGAAAGGCGCAACGCATCCAGCGGCCGGCGGACTGTCGCCGCCGTCAACGGAGGGCGCGTGGAACCCCTATCGAAAGAAATACTATCCTTCTGGTTTGAAACGCTGGACCTGAGCGTGGAGATGGAGAAGCGCCAGGTGTGGTTCCGGTCCACCCCGGAGTTCGACCAATACCTGGTCGACCACTACACCGGGGTTCACGAGCGGGCCGCGGCGGGAGAGTTCGACCACTTCAAGGAGACCGCCGAAGACTGCCTGACCCTGATCCTGTGCCTGGATCAGTTCCCGCGCAATATCTTCCGCGGTACCCCGCGCGCCTTCGCCACCGACCCCAAGGCGCGCGAGGTGGCGCGCCACGCCCTGGACAAGGGTTACGACCGCGGCATCTCC
Above is a genomic segment from Deltaproteobacteria bacterium containing:
- a CDS encoding DUF924 domain-containing protein gives rise to the protein MEPLSKEILSFWFETLDLSVEMEKRQVWFRSTPEFDQYLVDHYTGVHERAAAGEFDHFKETAEDCLTLILCLDQFPRNIFRGTPRAFATDPKAREVARHALDKGYDRGISRWPRTFIYLPFEHSEELVDQERALVLYGSLGVEDSMRSAVGHHAAIKRFGRFPHRNAVLGRPNTPEEDEYLKDPPLWGKTAAEAAALEARKAAAAEGGG